TAGCTGTAATATCTTTAGGAGGAATAGTAAAAACTTCATCATTTAGAGTGGCAGGAGATAGATTTGATACTACAATTATAGATTATGTAAGACAAAAACATAATTTATTAATAGGAGAGAGAACAGCTGAGGAGATAAAGAAAAAAATAGGAGCTGTTATGGATTTAGAAGAGGAAGAGTGTATTGAGATAAGTGGAAGAAATGCTTTAAATGGACTTCCTAGAGATATAAAAATCTGTTCCTCTGAGATAGTAGAAGCTCTTGGAGATTTAGTTCAACAAATAATAGAAGAGGTAAAAGTAATATTAGAAAAAACTCCACCAGAATTATCTTCAGATATTAAAAGAAAAGGACTTTATATAACAGGAGGAGGGGCTCTTTTAAGAGGTATAGATAAGAAAATATCTGAAAATTTAAATCTAAATGTAACTGTGTCAGAAGATCCATTAAATTCTGTAATAAATGGAATACAAGTACTACTTAAGAATTTTGATGTTTATAAGAAAGTATTAATCTCTCCAGAGAGTGATTATTAATTTTAGAAAGAGGGAATATATGAAAAAATTTATAATATTATTTATGATAATTCATATTTTTTCATATGCTAACTATCTCATTAGTAATAGTGAGATAGTTCTTTTTTATGATAAAAGTTATAATAGTAT
Above is a window of Fusobacterium mortiferum ATCC 9817 DNA encoding:
- the mreB gene encoding rod shape-determining protein is translated as MKKIINKFLGIFSEDLGIDLGTSNTLICVKNKGVILNEPSVVALNLKTKDVFEVGERAKLMLGRTPGNIQTIRPLKNGVIADYEVTERMIRNFLKKANPKKGLASPRVIICVPAGVTQVEKRAVIDVTREAGAREAYLIEEPMAAAIGIGLNIFEPEGNLIIDIGGGTSEIAVISLGGIVKTSSFRVAGDRFDTTIIDYVRQKHNLLIGERTAEEIKKKIGAVMDLEEEECIEISGRNALNGLPRDIKICSSEIVEALGDLVQQIIEEVKVILEKTPPELSSDIKRKGLYITGGGALLRGIDKKISENLNLNVTVSEDPLNSVINGIQVLLKNFDVYKKVLISPESDY